Proteins encoded in a region of the Odocoileus virginianus isolate 20LAN1187 ecotype Illinois chromosome 9, Ovbor_1.2, whole genome shotgun sequence genome:
- the FAM83C gene encoding LOW QUALITY PROTEIN: protein FAM83C (The sequence of the model RefSeq protein was modified relative to this genomic sequence to represent the inferred CDS: inserted 2 bases in 1 codon) codes for MHRSGDKALMKAPTPWLPPQLITLPRKVVPRAGTATTATTPARPASPGRRGGRQARWDLLPAVASPGCRPWSPLEGERSRWAGVFGGPGPXGAQGMAGPLRSRVDELKRPWWRQSSPLVLQHSEAARLAADALLERGEDAYLRVISKERELPFLSALDMDYMTSHARGGPELGEAQGPEALGPDRLSLHSEVTSGTYFPLASDIDPPDLDLGWPEVPHATGFSPTQAVVHFQRDKAKSIKDLLRFLFSQARTVVAIVMDIFTDMELLCDLMEASGRRGVPVYLLLAQEHLRHFLEMCYKMDLNGGHLLNMRVRSTCGDTYCSKAGRRFTGQALEKFVIIDCEQVVAGSYSFTWLCSQAHTSMVLQLRGRIVEDFDREFRCLYAESRPVEGFCGGEDAPFPRAPCPPPVALAFGPGVPSTTSSSPSSTSLSSIKRSPHMGHSYLALPGGGDRTDMGVGSSSPGPTRCEADGQPSLQRQLSDPNHGPLLGPYRANLSKLGASPWCQSSPALNHNSTSPVTLGGGSPLLACSRPLLPFPWSVSALPRFPENGVPGSQEPSPSRGRWVPSTALETLEENKASLSQSHGQLDLLGPFPRAREAGGPDLGVGRNSGSLWPGEKAPEDRRLAPNQRYNQLDFLPQAQAARGAPESGSPKVGNWTPEDKRLSANHSHGQLDLLVQSPQAGDSRVPPEANSPASAGKQGPDERRQTLGHSQLDLITKFGPFRGEGPGPSDLPRPSPARKAGVDLGEEKRRTLGHSQLDLITKYHQLQGSRQGPEPGLSGGPAGGHRNGNSNGLSEDEKRRTLGHSKLDLITKYNKSKFKLLRSRFET; via the exons ATGCACAG ATCTGGAGATAAGGCCCTAATGAAGGCCCCGACACCCTGGCTACCCCCACAGCTTATTACCCTCCCACG AAAGGTGGTGCCTCGGGCTGGCACTGCGACCACTGCGACCACTCCCGCCCGGCCTGCCTCCCCA GGCAGGCGGGGCGGCAGGCAGGCCCGCTGGGATCTTCTTCCTGCTGTGGCCAGCCCAGGGTGCAGGCCATGGAGCCCGCTGGAGGGTGAGAGGAGCCGGTGGGCGGGCGTGTTCGGAGGCCCGGGGCC GGGGGCCCAGGGCATGGCGGGGCCCCTGAGGAGCCGGGTGGACGAGCTGAAGCGACCCTGGTGGCGGCAGAGCTCCCCGCTGGTGCTGCAGCACAGTGAGGCGGCCCGGCTGGCGGCCGACGCCCTCCTGGAGCGGGGCGAGGATGCCTACCTGCGGGTCATCTCCAAGGAGCGGGAGCTGCCCTTCCTGAGTGCCCTGGACATGGACTACATGACCAGCCACGCGCGCGGGGGCCCGGAGCTCGGTGAGGCCCAGGGACCCGAGGCCTTGGGGCCCGACCGCCTCAGCCTGCACTCTGAAGTCACCTCGGGCACTTACTTCCCCCTGGCCTCCGACATAGACCCTCCAGACCTGGACCTGGGTTGGCCTGAGGTGCCACATGCCACGGGCTTCAGCCCCACGCAGGCTGTGGTCCACTTCCAGCGGGACAAAGCCAAGAGCATCAAGGACCTTCTGCGTTTCCTCTTCAGCCAGGCCCGCACG gtggTGGCTATCGTGATGGACATATTCACCGACATGGAGcttctgtgtgacctcatggaggCCTCGGGCCGGCGTGGTGTCCCCGTCTACCTGCTCCTGGCCCAGGAGCACCTAAGGCACTTCCTGGAGATGTGCTACAAAATGGACCTCAACGGAGGGCACCTGCTG AACATGCGTGTACGGAGCACGTGTGGGGACACATATTGCAGCAAGGCAGGCCGCCGCTTCACGGGGCAGGCCCTGGAGAAGTTCGTCATCATCGACTGTGAGCAGGTGGTGGCGGGCAGCTACAG CTTCACCTGGCTTTGCAGCCAGGCCCACACGAGCATGGTGCTGCAACTGAGGGGCCGCATTGTGGAAGACTTTGACCGGGAGTTTCGCTGTCTTTATGCCGAGTCCCGGCCGGTGGAGGGATTCTGTGGAGGTGAAGATGCCCCGTTCCCCAGGGCACCGTGCCCTCCCCCAGTGGCTTTGGCTTTTGGGCCAGGAGTCCCCAGCACCACATCCTCATCACCCTCCAGCACCAGCCTCAGCAGCATCAAACGCTCACCTCACATGGGCCACTCATACCTCGCTCTGCCAGGAGGTGGTGACCGCACTGACATGGGTGTGGGGTCCTCATCCCCCGGCCCTACCCGCTGTGAGGCTGATGGCCAGCCCTCCCTGCAACGCCAGCTGTCAGACCCTAACCATGGCCCGCTGCTAGGGCCCTACAGGGCCAACCTGAGCAAGCTGGGGGCATCCCCCTGGTGCCAGTCTTCCCCTGCCCTCAACCACAATAGCACCAGCCCCGTGACCCTGGGAGGGGGCTCACCTCTGCTTGCTTGCTctcgccctctcctcccctttccctggaGTGTCTCAGCTCTGCCTCGGTTCCCAGAGAACGGGGTCCCAGGAAGCCAGGAGCCTAGCCCCTCACGAGGCCGCTGGGTACCCAGCACAGCCCTGGAGACACTGGAGGAGAACAAGGCATCTCTGAGTCAGAGCCATGGCCAGCTGGATCTCCTTGGTCCCTTCCCCAGAGCACGAGAAGCAGGAGGCCCTGATTTGGGGGTGGGCCGCAACTCAGGCTCTCTTTGGCCTGGTGAGAAGGCCCCAGAGGACAGGAGGTTGGCCCCAAATCAGAGATATAACCAACTGGATTTCCTGCCCCAGGCCCAGGCTGCCAGGGGAGCCCCTGAGTCAGGCTCACCCAAGGTTGGCAATTGGACCCCAGAGGACAAGAGGCTGTCTGCAAACCACAGCCATGGCCAACTGGACCTCCTGGTGCAGTCCCCCCAGGCTGGGGACTCCAGAGTGCCCCCTGAAGCCAACTCTCCAGCCAGCGCTGGCAAGCAGGGTCCAGATGAACGACGGCAGACCCTGGGCCACAGCCAGCTGGACCTCATCACAAAATTTGGTCCATTCCGGGGTGAGGGGCCTGGGCCCAGTGATCTCCCTAGGCCGAGCCCTGCTCGAAAGGCTGGAGTGGACTTGGGGGAGGAGAAGCGGCGGACGCTGGGCCACAGCCAGCTGGACCTCATCACCAAGTATCATCAGTTGCAGGGCAGCAGGCAGGGACCCGAGCCCGGCCTCTCTGGGGGCCCTGCGGGTGGCCATCGCAATGGCAACAGCAACGGCCTGTCTGAGGATGAGAAACGGCGGACCCTGGGTCATAGCAAACTGGACCTCATCACTAAGTACAACAAGTCCAAGTTCAAGTTGCTCCGAAGCCGCTTTGAGACCTAG